A window from Coffea eugenioides isolate CCC68of unplaced genomic scaffold, Ceug_1.0 ScVebR1_1534;HRSCAF=2399, whole genome shotgun sequence encodes these proteins:
- the LOC113755496 gene encoding cysteine proteinase inhibitor-like codes for MKISTGTSLLCFLCLFGAVSVISESCEEKGFIKMKESGSVLGGSHGYRGDQSNGEIESIGRFAVQEHNKKENALLEFGRVIKAKEQVVAGKLYHLTLEAIDAGKKQIYEAKVWVKPWMNFKKLEEFRHTIDIPSFTTSDLGLNQGHLKKP; via the exons ATGAAGATCAGCACTGGTACTAGTCTTCTTTGCTTTCTTTGTCTTTTCGGCGCGGTCTCTGTGATTTCTGAATCGTGTGAGGAAAAAGGGTTCATAAAGATGAAGGAGAGTGGAAGTGTTCTTGGGGGAAGCCATGGCTACCGAGGAGATCAGAGCAATGGAGAAATTGAAAGCATTGGTCGTTTTGCTGTTCAAGAACACAACAAGAAAGAG AACGCGCTTCTTGAGTTTGGAAGGGTGATCAAAGCCAAAGAACAGGTGGTTGCTGGTAAGTTGTATCATCTTACTCTGGAGGCAATTGATGCTGGGAAGAAACAGATATATGAAGCAAAAGTTTGGGTGAAGCCGTGgatgaacttcaagaaattggaGGAATTTAGGCACACTATAGACATCCCTTCATTCACTACTTCGGACCTTGGTCTTAACCAAG